One window from the genome of Musa acuminata AAA Group cultivar baxijiao chromosome BXJ1-4, Cavendish_Baxijiao_AAA, whole genome shotgun sequence encodes:
- the LOC103982834 gene encoding protein FAF-like, chloroplastic, which yields MSVLVLQTPFQMTKYEWPVAEERYESKDDAVMAVEDDEERPGQLDIWSAIQAQKAATDPPAPYVHPLVRRSSSSLSQKSLQTCTESLGSETGSDDFSSFLDELDVDYLPMVVAEREEESHDVHDKLVIIEERRVWRNREAEEREVPQRKGKELTSVNYHGSVGRRSIPRLFPPPLPSICRRDGGPCLHMRPRRREGRLLVEAVSVPSKNYLHAQREGGRLLLSFIDATFHDPSSDSTEPGQPQEQNRTVDEELNETKENEVVEIARLEEEDEGEENCYEEGEDEEEEEEEVEVVDRGTVIEVTVSTQPQQPSGGAMKVLRSSLVINKFVGCNRPSSNARVDLPPESETTKTRLNNQDQAPTAASVMRRPPPTTATAAAAVVLASVLSGDQDEHNFDGAPHSHLPPDNKLLFISRRWNREELLHSMSRCSQLRRPLFIWEPCCIVTSSS from the coding sequence ATGTCGGTCTTGGTGCTGCAAACACCCTTTCAAATGACGAAGTATGAATGGCCGGTGGCGGAGGAGCGATACGAGAGTAAAGATGATGCTGTGATGGCCGTGGAAGACGATGAGGAGCGGCCCGGCCAACTCGACATATGGAGCGCCATCCAGGCGCAGAAGGCTGCCACCGATCCGCCGGCTCCTTATGTTCATCCTCTGGTGAGGCGGTCTTCGAGCTCGCTGAGCCAGAAGAGCCTCCAGACATGCACGGAGAGCCTGGGGTCGGAGACCGGCTCCGACGACTTCTCCTCGTTCCTCGACGAGCTTGATGTCGATTACTTGCCGATGGTTGTGgcggagagagaagaagaaagccATGACGTGCACGACAAGCTCGTGATCATTGAGGAACGACGAGTGTGGCGAAACAGAGAAGCAGAGGAGCGCGAAGTGCCGCAACGCAAAGGGAAGGAGCTGACGTCAGTGAACTACCACGGCTCCGTTGGCAGGAGATCAATCCCGAGGCTGTTCCCTCCGCCATTGCCGTCCATCTGCCGCCGCGACGGCGGGCCTTGCCTGCACATGAGGCCCCGTCGCCGGGAAGGCCGACTTCTCGTCGAGGCTGTCAGTGTACCCTCCAAGAACTACCTCCACGCGCAGCGCGAGGGTGGCCGCCTCCTCCTGTCCTTCATCGACGCCACCTTCCACGACCCCTCCTCCGACAGCACAGAACCAGGACAACCACAAGAACAAAATCGAACTGTTGACGAAGAATTGAATGAAACCAaagaaaatgaagtagtagaGATCGCACGGttagaagaggaagatgaagggGAAGAGAACTGCTACGAGGAAGGGGAagacgaagaggaggaagaagaggaagtggaAGTAGTCGACAGGGGCACCGTCATCGAGGTCACAGTGAGCACACAACCCCAGCAACCGAGCGGCGGCGCCATGAAGGTCCTCCGCTCTTCCCTTGTCATCAACAAGTTCGTCGGCTGCAATCGACCGAGCAGCAACGCCAGGGTCGACCTTCCGCCGGAATCCGAAACCACCAAAACCAGACTCAACAACCAAGATCAAGCTCCGACAGCAGCTTCAGTCATGCGACGGCCCCCGCCAACAACCGCCACAGCAGCGGCTGCAGTGGTGCTAGCCTCTGTCCTCAGCGGAGATCAAGATGAACACAACTTCGACGGAGCACCACACAGCCACCTGCCTCCGGACAACAAGCTGCTGTTCATCTCGAGGCGGTGGAACCGGGAGGAGCTGCTGCACAGCATGAGCAGGTGCAGCCAGCTGCGCAGGCCATTGTTCATCTGGGAGCCCTGCTGCATCGTCACTTCCTCTTCCTGA